The window CACTTTGGATTCGTTGCGTAATGCTTGCACGAGTTCGGTAACTTGCTGTGGAAGGTCGCCCTTTAGAATGCGGCCTGCCTTGCGTTCAGGTGGCAGGGTTAATTCCAATCGTTCTGTTTTGGCGACTGCAGATTCAGCGCCCTCTATATCATCAAGCGATAAGTGCTGGAACGGTTTTTTCTTTGCTTTCATAATCCCAGGAAGTGAAGGATAGCGAGGTTCGTTCAAGCCTTGCTGTGCTGTGAACAGAGCAGGGAGAGGTACCTCGATCACTTCGATGTCGCCTTCTGCATCGCGGTGGGCAACCGCTTTTCCTCCGGAAATTTCCAACTTCGTAATAGAGGCAACATGAGGTAAGCCTAGCAGGGAGGAGAGTCGGATAGCGACTTGCCCAGCCCCATTATCGACAGAGAAATTACCGCCCAATAGAAGATCGACGGACTGCCCACGCAAATAGTTGGCCAAAATTTCAGCTACTTCGAACTCATCGCCCTTAATGCGCTCATCGGAGATAAGAACGGCTTCATCAGCCCCCATCGCCAGAGCAGTACGTAGTGCTTCAGCGGTACGTTCGGGACCAACGGAGAGCAGAGTAACCTTGCCGCCGAGCTCATCTCGAATTTGAATCGCTTGCTCAACCGCATATTCATCATAAGGATTGATAACGAATTTCACGCCATCTTCTTGAACGGCCCCATTATGCAGGACGATTTTTTCCTCCGTATCAAACGTTTGCTTCAACAATACAAAAATGTCCATAGTCAAGCCCCTTCCTGAATATACATGTTATACAGACCTTAAGACTCGATGCCTTTCATGAAAAAATCAATGGTAGGCCCAACTTGAGCGGTTAAGGAATACTTCTGCCCGGAAATGAGCCAAGAAGTAACGACTTCATCCATGCCGCCAAAAATGAGAAGCCTCACAAGCTTCACTTCAAAATCAGGACGGAAACTGCCGTCTTTCTTACCTTTTTCTAATATATTTTCAATGAGGATAATATATCTCTTTAGTGCAAGACCAATCTCTTTGCGTAGCTCGAGATCACTCTGTCTGAGCTCGATTTGGGTGAGGTAAGCAAGATGAATATTCCCTTCCAGTACACTGAAATGAATCTCACATACTTTGTGTAGTGCTTCTCTAGCTGTCATTTGTTCGTTCAGCCCATGATTGAGCTTCTCTACAAGCTCGCCTAATTTCTCCTGAAACAGGCTGGTCAAGATATCCTCCTTCTTCTTGAAATAAAGATAGATGGTGCCATCGGCTACTCCAGCTTCCTTGGCGATTCGGGATACTTGGGATTTGTGAAAGCCATGCTCAGCAAACACTTTCAGAGCGCCTTCGAGTATTGCGTAATACTTGTCTGGTTTTTTGCCACTTGTCAAGGAGATCACCTCGGTGTTAGAATACAAATATCGGTGAATGAATACTCATTCATTTTCGTAATCTCATCATAAAATACGCAGTACGCCTTGTCAACGACTTATTCAGCTGATTAAGCAAGTAGGAAGATTTGCCGGCTTACACTTCACAATGAAGCATTTTTCAACTCTGGAAATAGGGTCAAATGGAACTTGCTTTTTTACGATAGTTGAATGTAAGCGGTTACTTTTTGGGGTGAGTGAGGCTCCGGATTTCAGTAGGTGGATAGAGGTTTTGGCTCATTATTGTTTGGATTCGCGCAGGATGGTTTGATTCATGTGGAATAAGAGTCCCTAGAGACTCCTAAATCTGTAGAAGTCAAAGAAAATGAGGAAATAGCAGTCTCCAGAGGCTCTTATTATCTGGCTTTCGAGCAAGATGGTTCGATTCATGTGGAATAAGAGTCCCTAAAGACTCCTATATCTGTAGAAGTCAAAGAAAATGTGGAAATAGCAGTCTCTAAAGGCTCTTATTTATCTGAATGACGAGCGAGATGGTGTGATTCAAGTGAAATAAGAGTCCCTAAAGACTCCTATATCTGTAGAAGTCAAAGGAAATGAGGAAATAACAGTCTCCAAAGGCTTTTATTTACTTGGATTTCGAACAAGATGGTGTGATTCAAGTGGAATAAGAGTCCCTAAAGACTCCTATATCTGTAGAAGTCAAAGAAAATGTGGAAATAGCAGTCTCTAAAGGCTCTTAATTATCTGAATGACGAGCGAGATGGTGTGATTCAAGTGGAATAAGAGTCCCTAAAGACTCCTATATCTGTAGAAGTCAAAGGAAATGAGGAAATAACAGTCTCCAAAGGCTTTTATTTACTTGGATTTCGAACAAGATGGTGTGATTCATGTGGAATAAGAGTCCCTTGAGACTCCTATATCTGTAGAAGTCAGAGAAAATGAGTGAATAGCAGTCTCTAAAGGCTCTTATTTATCTGAATGATAATGAATGACGAGCGAGATGGTGTGATTCAAGTG is drawn from Paenibacillus sp. V4I7 and contains these coding sequences:
- a CDS encoding electron transfer flavoprotein subunit beta/FixA family protein codes for the protein MDIFVLLKQTFDTEEKIVLHNGAVQEDGVKFVINPYDEYAVEQAIQIRDELGGKVTLLSVGPERTAEALRTALAMGADEAVLISDERIKGDEFEVAEILANYLRGQSVDLLLGGNFSVDNGAGQVAIRLSSLLGLPHVASITKLEISGGKAVAHRDAEGDIEVIEVPLPALFTAQQGLNEPRYPSLPGIMKAKKKPFQHLSLDDIEGAESAVAKTERLELTLPPERKAGRILKGDLPQQVTELVQALRNESKVI
- a CDS encoding TetR/AcrR family transcriptional regulator — protein: MTSGKKPDKYYAILEGALKVFAEHGFHKSQVSRIAKEAGVADGTIYLYFKKKEDILTSLFQEKLGELVEKLNHGLNEQMTAREALHKVCEIHFSVLEGNIHLAYLTQIELRQSDLELRKEIGLALKRYIILIENILEKGKKDGSFRPDFEVKLVRLLIFGGMDEVVTSWLISGQKYSLTAQVGPTIDFFMKGIES